Proteins encoded within one genomic window of Haematobia irritans isolate KBUSLIRL chromosome 5, ASM5000362v1, whole genome shotgun sequence:
- the LOC142241904 gene encoding protein 5NUC-like — MTMIATRLFPIVLVCYLACLANSNPIPRNDVATEFIILHNNDMHARFEQTSVDSGKCTEEMANTNKCYGGFARVAHEVRKYREEAQNGGTPVLYLNAGDTYTGTAWFYIFKDNITAAFLNVLQPDAISLGNHEFDEDVEGLIPFLEKAEFPVLAANLDLSNQPELRAAKSLHNSTVLDVNGVKIGVIGYITPETQNLTKAKDVRFNDEVESINQESARLKAEGINIIIALGHSGYMRDQEIAALCPDVDLVIGGHTNTFLYNGEQPDAERIDGPYPTVVNQTSGKQVPVVQAYAYTKYLGKLHVQFDKDGNLIEFDGTPILLNAEVPRESDVLALLEVYRPNVTALEGDIVGHTKVHLEGRAEICRAQECNLGNLVADSMIHARVLEDLGGTFWTDAAVAFIQGGGIRNSIEKRSDGTILAADAIGVLPFSNDLYVTRISGKTMKQALEHSATMHERDSSGGFLQMSGVHVTYDYNKPAGSRVISTQVLCAACNVPTYEPLEETKMYNVIIPFFLLDGGDGHTFKEVDGPEPQRLAKTDSEAFQDYLRRRDFVYPEIEERIVIIENEDDGEDGDGDGAYAIVSSGLLIMLSLVSLRLTY; from the exons ATGACGATGATTGCGACTCGCCTTTTCCCCATTGTCCTAGTCTGCTATTTAGCATGTCTGGCTAATTCCAATCCGATACCACGCAATGATGTTGCTacagaatttataatattacaTAATAATGATATGCATGCCCGCTTCGAGCAGACCAGTGTGGACAGTGGCAAATGTACCGAAGAAATGGCAAACACCAATAAATGCTATGGTGGATTTGCTAGAGTTGCTCACGA AGTTCGCAAATATCGTGAAGAAGCACAGAACGGTGGTACTCCCGTTTTATATTTAAATGCCGGTGATACCTATACTGGAACAGCATGGTTTTATATTTTCAAAGATAATATTACAGCAGCTTTCCTCAATGTACTTCAACCAGATGCTATT TCCTTGGGTAATCATGAATTCGATGAAGATGTAGAAGGTCTGATACCCTTCCTTGAAAAGGCTGAATTTCCAGTATTAGCTGCCAACTTGGATCTTTCTAATCAACCAGAATTGAGAGCAGCAAAGAGTTTGCACAACTCCACAGTATTAGATGTGAATGGTGTCAAGATTGGTGTTATTGGTTACATTACACCGGAAACTCAAAATCTAACAAAGGCTAAGGATGTCCGATTCAATGATGAAGTGGAGTCCATCAA CCAAGAATCAGCGCGCCTAAAAGCTGAAGGTATTAACATTATTATTGCCCTTGGTCATTCTGGCTACATGAGAGATCAAGAGATAGCTGCCTTATGTCCCGATGTTGATTTAGTCATTGGTGGTCATACCAATACTTTCCTGTATAATGGTGAACAACCTGATGCCGAACGTATTGATGGTCCATACCCAACAGTTGTAAATCAGACAAGTGGCAAACAGGTGCCTGTTGTCCAGGCCTATGCCTATAccaaatatttaggaaaattacatgtacag TTTGACAAAGATGGCAATCTTATTGAATTTGATGGCACTCCAATTCTTTTAAATGCTGAAGTACCCCGTGAATCTGATGTCTTAGCATTGCTGGAAGTTTATCGTCCAAATGTCACTGCCTTAGAGGGTGATATTGTTGGTCATACAAAAGTCCATTTGGAAGGTCGAGCTGAAATCTGCCGTGCCCAGGAATGCAATTTGGGAAATTTAGTAGCTGACTCTATGATTCATGCTAGAGTTTTGGAAGATCTAGGTGGAACTTTTTGGACTGATGCTGCAGTAGCATTCATACAAGGAGGAG GTATTCGCAACTCCATTGAAAAACGTTCCGATGGAACAATTCTTGCCGCCGATGCCATTGGTGTTTTACCATTTAGCAATGACCTGTATGTGACCAGGATCAGTGGTAAAACTATGAAGCAGGCTCTGGAACATTCCGCAACTATGCACGAAAGAGATTCCAGTGGTGGTTTTCTTCAAATGTCTGGAGTCCATGTAACCTACGATTATAATAAACCAGCTGGTAGTCGAGTAATATCCACTCAGGTTCTATGTGCCGCTTGCAATGTTCCCACCTATGAACCATTGGAAGAGACCAAAATGTATAATGTAATTATACCGTTTTTCCTATTGGACGGTGGTGATGGTCATACATTCaaagaagtggatggaccagaaCCTCAACGTCTGGCTAAAACAGACTCGGAAGCATTCCAAGATTACCTGAGAAGACGAGACTTTGTTTATCCAGAAATAGAAGAACGAATTGTTATAATCGAGAATGAAGATGATGGCGAGGATGGCGATGGTGATGGAGCCTACGCAATTGTGAGCTCAGGACTATTGATTATGTTGTCCTTAGTTTCGCTACGCCTGACCTATTAA
- the CtsK2 gene encoding cathepsin K2: MKLALYILPLCFALAYGQFGGFGGFSRPTNFLQQGVNRFTSGLKAVPILNNVRDFADFAKQTGKTYVSEADKTLREGIFKGRMSLVDANNKAFAAGKSTYKSGINAFADLTKAEFLSQLTGNRKSAKGEEQAKKHRQKAAPAAGKIPDAFDWREKGGVTPVKFQGECGSCWSFATTGAIEGHYFRKTGKLINLSEQNMIDCGKEEFGLAGCDGGFQEYAFEFVTNQKGVAKAESYPYLDKKDTCHYKDELKGAEINGFATIEPKDEDTMKKVIATLGPLACSVNGLESLLLYSSGIYSDEECNKGEVNHSILVVGYGSENGQDYWIVKNSWDKVWGEEGYFRLPRGKNFCGIASECSYPII, translated from the exons ATGAAATTGGCTTTGTATATCCTGCCATTGTGCTTTGCCTTGGCCTATGGCCAATTTGGAGGCTTCGGAGGTTTTTCTCGTCctacaaattttcttcaacaggGCGTGAATAGATTTACCTCTGGCCTTAAGGCAGTCCCTATATTGAATAATGTTCGCGATTTCGCTGATTTTGCT AAACAAACTGGCAAAACTTATGTTTCAGAAGCGGATAAAACATTGCGTGAAGGTATTTTCAAGGGACGCATGTCTTTGGTGGATGCCAATAATAAAGCTTTTGCTGCTGGTAAATCGACATACAAATCGGGTATCAATGCTTTTGCTGATCTTACAAAAGCAGAATTCTTGTCTCAACTTACGGGTAATCGCAAATCGGCTAAGGGAGA GGAACAAGCCAAGAAACATCGTCAAAAGGCTGCTCCAGCTGCTGGAAAAATTCCCGATGCTTTTGATTGGCGTGAAAAGGGTGGTGTTACTCCCGTCAAATTCCAAGGAGAATGTGGCTCTTGCTGGTCATTTGCCACTACTGGAGCTATTGAGGGTCATTACTTCCGTAAAACTGGCAAGTTGATCAATCTCTCCGAACAGAATATGATTGATTGTGGCAAGGAAGAATTCGGCTTGGCCGGATGTGATGGTGGTTTCCAGGAGTATGCCTTTGAGTTTGTCACCAATCAAAAGGGTGTGGCTAAAGCTGAAAGCTATCCCTATTTGGATAAGAAGGATACCTGTCATTATAAGGACGAATTGAAGGGTGCTGAAATTAATGGTTTTGCCACCATTGAACCCAAGGATGAGGATACCATGAAAAAGGTTATTGCCACTTTGGGCCCCTTGGCCTGTTCGGTCAATGGTTTGGAGTCTTTGTTGTTGTATTCCAGCGGTATTTACTCCGATGAGGAATGCAACAAAGGTGAAGTCAACCACTCCATTTTGGTTGTGGGCTATGGCAGTGAGAATGGCCAAGATTATTGGATTGTCAAGAATTCGTGGGATAAGGTCTGGGGCGAAGAGGGCTATTTCCGTTTGCCACGTGGCAAGAACTTCTGTGGTATTGCCAGTGAATGTAGTTATCCCATTATCTAA